One Osmerus eperlanus chromosome 16, fOsmEpe2.1, whole genome shotgun sequence DNA segment encodes these proteins:
- the c16h1orf35 gene encoding multiple myeloma tumor-associated protein 2, with translation MFGSSRSGGVRGGQDQFNWDDVKGDKHRENYLGNSLMAPVGRWQKGKDLTWYAKDKKGGAPLSREEELAAVKEAEQEALMVALGHKNIRRQPTGLTKEDLADVCRREDVDGEERDVDRVSGLGSSSVGSRKLMMSQQEKEAAKIGLSVFTHHKSEVNPESSIKKASENTEKQDVDISHEKKKKKKEKKSKKEKSKKEKKKKRERQDSLSSSESDFDSKRRRKDHHHHNPSCRSQSGARPNDSHSRGGAKAEHYLPSPQRRHQRHDTDSSDGGSPVPRNRASHKAAPAAPTQSHRRRHDTDSDN, from the exons ATGTTTGGGTCCTCGAGATCtggaggtgtaaggggaggtCAAGATCAGTTCAACTGGGACGATGTGAAAGGCGATAAACACAGGGAAAACTATCTTG GGAACTCTCTAATGGCACCTGTCGGTCGATGGCAAAAGGGCAAAGACCTAACCTGGTATGCCAAGGACAAGAAAGGTGGCGCACCTTTGTCCAGAGAAGAGGAGCTTGCTGCTGTAAAAGAAGCAGAGCAGGAGGCTCTTATGGTAGCTCT AGGACACAAAAATATTAGGAGACAACCAACTGGGCTGACCAAAGAG GACTTGGCAGACGTGTGTCGGAGGGAAGATGTAgatggtgaggagagagatgtggaccGTGTGTCAGGTCTTGGAAGCTCCAG TGTAGGATCACGGAAACTGATGATGTCCCAACAGGAGAAGGAGGCTGCCAAGATCGGCTTGTCCGTCTTCACT CACCATAAATCTGAAGTAAATCCGGAAAGTTCCATCAAAAAGGCATCCGAGAATACTGAAAAACAGGATGTAGATATAAG CcatgagaagaaaaagaagaaaaaggagaaaaagagcaAAAAGGAGAAAAGTAAgaaggaaaagaagaagaaaagagagcgACAAGACTCTTTGTCATCCTCAGAATCCGACTTCGACAGTAAAAG acGCAGAAAGGACCACCATCATCATAATCCATCATGCCGCAGTCAGAGCGGAGCCAGACCCAATGACAGCCATTCAAGGGGGGGGGCAAAGGCCGAGCACTACCTCCCTTCCCCCCAACGACGCCATCAGCGGCATGACACAGACTCCTCCGACGGGGGGTCCCCTGTCCCCCGTAACCGTGCCAGCCACAAGGCGGCCCCTGCTGCTCCCACACAAAGCCACAGGCGGCGCCACGACACAGATTCAGACAACTAa
- the arf1 gene encoding ADP-ribosylation factor 1 codes for MGNMFAGLFKMFGKKEMRILMVGLDAAGKTTILYKLKLGEIVTTIPTIGFNVETVEYKSISFTVWDVGGQDKIRPLWRHYFQNTQGLIFVVDSNDRERVNEAREELMRMLAEDELREAVLLVFANKQDLPNAMDAAEITDKLGLHSLRHRNWYIQATCATSGDGLYEGLDWLSNQLKNQK; via the exons ATGGGGAATATGTTTGCAGGCCTGTTTAAAATGTTCGGTAAGAAAGAGATGAGGATTCTCATGGTGGGTCTCGACGCCGCAGGGAAAACAACAATTCTTTACAAGCTCAAACTTGGCGAAATTGTGACTACCATCCCAACCATAG GTTTTAACGTGGAAACAGTGGAGTACAAGAGTATAAGTTTTACTGTGTGGGATGTCGGCGGTCAAGACAAAATTCGACCGTTGTGGCGTCACTACTTTCAGAACACACAGG GTCTCATCTTCGTAGTGGACAGCAATGACAGAGAGCGAGTGAACGAAGCCAGGGAAGAGCTGATGAGGATGTTGGCAGAAGACGAGTTGAGAGAGGCCGTGCTATTAGTCTTTGCAAACAAACAG GACCTCCCGAATGCAATGGACGCAGCTGAGATCACAGACAAGCTGGGACTTCATTCCCTCCGCCATAGAAACTGGTACATCCAGGCCACCTGTGCCACCAGTGGGGATGGGCTCTATGAAGGACTGGATTGGTTGTCTAATCAGTTGAAGAACCAGAAATAA